One Ostrea edulis chromosome 2, xbOstEdul1.1, whole genome shotgun sequence genomic region harbors:
- the LOC125652537 gene encoding uncharacterized protein LOC125652537: MGYTPKRKLLKEDALPTIFDDSKPKKIRESSSKRYEKKEKQELINRLLENTCTEPCDQPGPSTSKETDVPINQRKRKLPGKIKSSKKIKLNEDMDIPVFIHTEDKSTSCNIEIELPNHCSACVLRNDPTISISDHAYFKTPTLTSTPMKKPVTDSLQHVHSLRLERMSQCPQEHQFLSFLLSFSSIHSKSLVFSFEAANNSSSLNSGSY, from the exons ATGGGATACACACCAAAGAGAAAACTATTAAAAGAAGATGCACTGCCTACAATATTTGATGACAGCAAGCCCAAGAAAATAAGGGAAAGTAGTTCAAAAAGATATGAGAAAAAGGAAAAGCAGGAG ctAATCAATCGTCTTCTGGAAAACACATGTACAGAACCTTGTGACCAACCTGGACCATCAACATCTAAGGAAACGg ATGTACCAATAAATCAAAGAAAGAGAAAACTACCaggaaaaataaaatcctccaaaaaaataaag cTCAATGAAGACATGGATATCCCAGTTTTTATCCATACTGAAGATAAATCAACTTCCTGCAACATAGAGATCGAATTGCCCAATCATTGTTCAGCATGTGTGCTAAGGAATGATCCAACGATCTCAATATCAGATCATGCTTATTTCAAAACTCCAACTCTCACATCTACACCTATGAAAAAGCCTGTCACAGATTCCTTACAACATGTACATTCTCTGCGACTTGAAAGAATGTCACAATGTCCACAAGAGCACCAATTTTTATCATTTCTTCTGTCATTTTCATCAATCCATTCCAAATCActagtgttttcatttgaagCTGCCAATAATTCCTCTTCATTAAACTCGGGCTCATATTGA